The Prosthecobacter vanneervenii genome has a segment encoding these proteins:
- a CDS encoding ThuA domain-containing protein, translating to MRLTLPLIALAGTAALFLAQAADSTVKPLRVLIVAGGCCHEYDKQHLVLKEGIESRLNAVVDVAYNPDKTTKATFEIYKAKDWAKDFDVIVHDECSADVTDPAYVGAILDAHKAGKPAVNLHCAMHSYRWGNFREPVKAGADNAGWYEMLGLQSTGHGPQEPIAITFSDKNHPITKGLEDWKTIKEELYNNVQILTGKALATGLQIQPPKAKKGETLPPDAKPTEATSVVAWTNEYGPNKTKIFSTTIGHNTATVSDARYLDLITRAILWTTGHIDENGKALPGYGK from the coding sequence ATGCGCCTTACCCTTCCCCTGATCGCCCTCGCCGGCACTGCGGCCCTGTTTCTTGCCCAGGCCGCCGACTCCACCGTGAAACCGCTGCGCGTGCTCATCGTGGCCGGTGGCTGCTGCCATGAGTATGACAAGCAGCACCTGGTGCTGAAGGAGGGCATCGAAAGCCGCCTGAACGCCGTGGTGGACGTGGCCTACAATCCGGACAAGACCACCAAGGCCACCTTTGAAATCTACAAGGCCAAGGACTGGGCCAAGGACTTTGACGTGATCGTGCACGATGAGTGCAGCGCCGACGTGACCGACCCCGCCTACGTGGGCGCCATCCTCGATGCTCACAAGGCTGGCAAGCCCGCTGTGAATCTGCACTGCGCCATGCACAGCTACCGCTGGGGCAACTTCCGCGAGCCCGTGAAGGCTGGCGCAGACAATGCAGGCTGGTATGAAATGCTGGGACTGCAGTCCACCGGCCACGGCCCGCAGGAGCCCATCGCCATCACCTTCTCCGACAAAAACCACCCCATCACCAAAGGGCTGGAAGACTGGAAGACCATCAAGGAGGAGCTGTATAACAATGTGCAGATCCTCACCGGCAAGGCGCTGGCCACCGGCCTGCAGATCCAGCCGCCCAAGGCCAAGAAAGGCGAAACCCTGCCTCCAGATGCCAAGCCCACCGAAGCCACCAGCGTCGTGGCCTGGACCAATGAGTACGGCCCGAACAAGACCAAGATCTTCAGCACCACCATCGGCCACAACACCGCCACCGTCAGCGACGCCCGCTACCTCGACCTCATCACCCGCGCCATCCTCTGGACCACCGGCCACATCGATGAAAACGGCAAGGCGCTGCCAGGGTATGGGAAGTAA